Below is a window of Leptospira kanakyensis DNA.
GATATCCAAAATAACAAGTATTCCCATCAAAGGAAAATCGTATCGAAATTTCACCTACTCGGTTATCGGGAAAAGCATACTTAAAACTATTTGAAAGTAATTCAGTAAATACAAGGCCAAGAGGAACAGCGGTATCCAAAAGCAAAGCCCCCTCTTCTACTTCAAAATGAATATTGATTTTTATTCCAGAAGTTGGATAAGCCTGACGAATCATTTCTACTAAAGATTGTAAATAATCGGAAACACGAATTTCACTTAAATCTTTATTGGCATATAAGTGGTCGTGAACCAATGACATGGTTTGAATTTTAATGGAGGTATCTTCAACGATGGACTGAATGTTTTTATCATCAGGAAAATCTGATGCTTGAATCATTAAGATGGATCTAACTAGTTGAATGGAATTTTTTGTTCTATGGAATATTTCTCCGACCAAATTTTCCTTTTCACGCAATGACTTCTTAATCATCTCTGCATAAACTTTGTTTTCTTCAACTTCCTTTGAAAGCAGATGGTTGGTTTGAATGAGTTTTTCATAAGGATCGTTGATCGCCGCAAGAAACACAGCTTTATAGATCAAATAAAAAGCGCCTATTTTATAAATATGTCCAATTACATTATAGACATCATAAACACTAGTGTATACGGCAAAAACCATCTCACTAAATATACAAACAATAAAGGCTGATAAGTAATATTGAAGTTGTTTCTTGGACGTATAAAAATTAGATTTTTTATACGCAACCAAAGAGAGACAAAGAATTGTGATGATTACGTATTCTGTATTTTTTTTAAACGCAGTGAGCCCCTTACCTTGTTCGTAGGTAGTCGGTATCCAGTCATAGAAAAAAATAACCAAAAAGAATATGATAGAGACTAAGACAAACGCCAGCCCAATCAAAACTTTTTCTCGAATCAGTCTGTATTTTTCATTCGGTTTGATATAAATAGCAACAAACAATACAATTGCGGTCACCAATCGAGAAAATATCCAAAACTGCGATGATTTATTGCCAGAATTTGGAGTGATGAAATCAGGCATCCCCTTATATCCAAGGGCATGCATAAAATCCACCAAACCAACAACTAGAAACCCTACCCCCAAAAACAACGTATGGGAATTCCGGCTTTGGGAATAAGAATAATATCCAAGTCCAAAAATGGAGAAGGAAACAATCACACTAAAGATTTCTGTAACGTTGTGAAAAATTAAAAAATACCCAATCTCATACTCGCGGTAAAAATATTCAGGGAATGTACCAACCAACAGGAGGGGAAAAAAACAAAAGAAAATCACTCCCAAATAGAAAGTATTATTTATTAACGATTTATACAGAAAACTCAACATGGATAGCACGCAATTAGATATAGTTCAGGTTTCTTTAGCAAGAATTTATTACAAATTACAGAAGGACTAAATGAGAATTTAAAAAACTAATCCCTTACTAAATCAATAGAAACAAGGGTGATGTCGTCTTTTGAAATTTGCCGCATCGCGGACAATTTGTTCATCAAATTTGTATGAAATAAATCTTGTGGGTGATCTACCAAGGGCTGAATCTCTGGGAACAAAATAGTATCAGGTTCTTCATCCGGCTTTAAATTTTCGTACAAACCGTCCGTAAAAAAAAGAATCCGATCCCCTTTTTCCAAATTAATCACTTTTTGTTCATATTCAAAATTAGACCTTACTCCCAAAAGAAGCCCAGGGCATTCAAATGATTCTATTTCTCTATTGCGAATAAGTATAAAAGGAGGATTCCCTGCAGAAGAAAAATACAAATTCATCTCTTTGAAATCGATATAAAAATAGGCAGCGCTGACAAAACGAGCATTCAAACTCATACAGAGAAACCGGTTCATAGCTCCAATTAAATCTTTGGGGGACTCTTTAAACTCTTTGGCATTACGAAAGGCAATTTTTACAGT
It encodes the following:
- a CDS encoding MASE3 domain-containing protein — encoded protein: MLSFLYKSLINNTFYLGVIFFCFFPLLLVGTFPEYFYREYEIGYFLIFHNVTEIFSVIVSFSIFGLGYYSYSQSRNSHTLFLGVGFLVVGLVDFMHALGYKGMPDFITPNSGNKSSQFWIFSRLVTAIVLFVAIYIKPNEKYRLIREKVLIGLAFVLVSIIFFLVIFFYDWIPTTYEQGKGLTAFKKNTEYVIITILCLSLVAYKKSNFYTSKKQLQYYLSAFIVCIFSEMVFAVYTSVYDVYNVIGHIYKIGAFYLIYKAVFLAAINDPYEKLIQTNHLLSKEVEENKVYAEMIKKSLREKENLVGEIFHRTKNSIQLVRSILMIQASDFPDDKNIQSIVEDTSIKIQTMSLVHDHLYANKDLSEIRVSDYLQSLVEMIRQAYPTSGIKINIHFEVEEGALLLDTAVPLGLVFTELLSNSFKYAFPDNRVGEISIRFSFDGNTCYFGYRDNGVGLPEGFDLLKQKKLGLSLAKIIAEKQMGGTLDIDGVQGFQMKLTFPNDLYKRRV